The genomic interval CGCCAGCATCCGTCTGTGACATCAACATATAACTTCATTAAATCAGTTTAAGTGCGGGGCGATATAAACTACTGCAGCAAAACCAAATTAGCTTGAATAACAAATGTGTGTAATAAACTACACGTCTATAAACCATTGTGTCTTCcaggatggagaggaagagaaagaggaagagaaggagtcCTTAGGGAAATTGGAGTACTCACTGGACTATAGCTTCACTGATAACCAAGTAAGCACATACAGAGTTTATGTGGTTTCATTGGTCTAAAATTAAACTTGGATTATGGACTCAAGAAGGCCTGCAGTTTAACTaatctccccctccttctccagctGATAGTTGGTATCATCCAGGCCCAGGACCTACCAGCCATGGACATCGGTGGGACCTCAGATCCTTATGTTAAAGTCTACATGCTGCCcgacaagaagaagaagtttgagACCAAAGTCCAGCGCAAGAACCTGTGTCCGGTCTTCAATGAGACTTTCACCTTTAAGGTCTGTACATAAACACTGGAGATCATGctgacaaataaacatgaaaactaaaagTGTTCATTTTAAACTTCTGTCCCTCTCCAGATACCATACAGTGATTTGGGTGGTCAGACTCTGGTACTACAGGTGTTTGATTTTGACCGTTTTGGTAAACATGATGTCATTGGTGAGATCAAGATCCAAATGAACACAATAGACCTCGCGCAGCCAATACATGAATGGAAGGATCTGGttggaggagagaaagaggaggtaCTTGTTTGTCCATAAAAATAGTTCCATAggatcaaaatacatttttgccaACACTTTAAGTCACAAAAGCATGGTCCAATTTGACAAactcatatgttttttttttctttctttacagcaAGAAAAGCTTGGTGATATTTGCATTTCACTTCGTTATGTCCCCACGGCTGGTAAGCTAACAGTTAATATCATGGAAGCCAAGAACCTGAAGAAAATGGATGTCGGAGGACTGTCAGGTAAACACACTAACTTATTTGTTCCAAAGGCTGTCAGTCAATTAGTCATTTGGTTCACAATGGCTCTCCTGATCCAGTAACTAATATCACGCCTTTTTCTCAGATCCCTTTGTTAAGGTGGTGCTGCAACACAACGGAAAAcgactgaagaagaagaagacctcaGTCAAACAAAACACTCTGAATCCTTACTTTAATGAGAGCTTTAGCTTCGAGATACCATTCTCCCAGATCCAGGTTTGTGCTTTTCAGTTTCAGTTAATGTCCCATTTACTAGTTCTACCTGATCATAACAACTTAACTTGGGCTAGCAGCAGGTCTCTAAAAGGGAAGATGTTTGTCATAGGGACAGAAACATCTAAACTTTTTAAAGGACTATTAAAGGGTGTATTTCTGTGCTGTAGAAAACTACATAGAAGCATTTACAAACTCACTATTCTCCCGTGTCTGAAGGATAAGCACAATATAAACTCTGAAAATGTAGGTGGCTGATAtatccaaacatttaaacactggTTTGGGTCAAGTGCTAAAAATGTCTTCCTAGattccctctttttttaaatcagtgattaTGGCACACCTTGTTATAAAAGTAAAGCCTTCAGCCGAGCCCTTATTACCCATATGACATCATACAAGCTTTTTATGCCTGGCTGAAGGGTACATGGAATGTTTATAGTCGAAGAAAAATATTCCCTTTACCACTTCTTCTAATAAGCCAAATGGAAatatgaacagacagaaaaaattGTTCTCACTACGACTTCTtctcgtttgttttttttcatccacagAAAATCCAAGTGCTGATCACCGTGTATGACTACGATAAGCTGGGCAGCAACGACGCTATCGGAAAGTGCTGGATCGGCTTCGGTGCCTCAGGCGTGGGGCTTCGCCACTGGTCAGACATGCTGGCCAATCCCAGGCGTCCGGTGGCCCAGTGGCACTCGCTGTGCCCAGAGGAGGAGGTAGATGCTGCTCTGAAGGCCCCAATCCGCTAAatatactctcacacacatattgTTTACCATCATCTGCATAGAGAGGTATCATTTTCATCATAACACAGAACGAATGACTGCTAACTTgaagttttgatgtttttcagtaTCGATTTTGTAACATTTGATATTGGGTTCTCTTTGTACGAATGTGTGCTTTATATTTTTTGCATACATACCTTAGAAATACATATGAAGCGAAATTTGCATATAAATAGCTTACAAACTTTGATGGTACTCCAACAATTGACTGTTGCACTTACATAGTTAGACTACTAagaagacaatttaaaaaaaaaactaatttcaagTAGAATATTAAGGTAGAATTTAAgtacccttaaaaaaaaacctgaaaactaAATCATTGGATCTCTTCATCTTTCACATCTTTCTGCTTCTAGTTCATAACACAGgcttcatgtttaaatgaaatatcTCTAGTCCAGCCATAAAAAGTGTGAAGATTTATACtgcatctgttttattttttcctttagttttcttctttgtaaCCTCGGTACCTCTCTTATTTTCCAAACAATGTAAACTTGATTTGTCCTGGgaaatgtattgtatttgttttttggtcTGTCTTCTTGTGTCTTCTTGTGTACATGTATTTGAATGAGTGGAGACTCTCCCTGGAGTGTCTATTGAGTGTGTCTATTGATATGATATGTGTGTATTATAAAGCTGTTTGAAGTTTTACCTTTGGTTCTTATTGTGTGATTGTAAATAAATAGCTGAACAAATGAAACCAAACGACAACAGATGGTTAagcggatggatggatgaacatGAATACACACGGAATTAATACCATCATGTGCAAACATGATAGCTTTTCAATTGCACACTAGCAGAAAGTATCTgtctcacacacgcacacacacacacacacacacacacacacacacacacacacacacacggttaaAGATGACATAATCTTTAGAAAGATCCTTTTGAATGATTATATGTTTATGACATATCGTGAATACATGAGAAGATTGTCCTCTTTTGTGTATCACTGATAGTGTCAAAGTAGCATCCAGAAGACTTGATctgtttattgtcattttataAAAGTAAGTGATCCCTCCACCTGTGATTATATTAGTCCCACTGATCAATTTACATAATGAACGCTTGAGCTTTTTTAACTGGAAAAAACTGTGGTGATCACATCTCACGCCTCATTGAAAAAGGTGATTGTAGTTACTGAGGACCAGGtcagtgtatgtttttgtgctgATCTGTTGCAGTAAGTGAAAGACTGGATTAACAGTGTGCCCTCTTTAGTCCTTGTCTCACGCACTGATCCAAACATGTGAGGCAGGAATTAGGGGAGGgagtggaggggggaggggcgtTTACAGGAAACATAATTACagcagaaaggagagaagaagaaatagagagaaaataatctctgttcTCAAGAAGACTAAAAGAATGAAAGATTGCTTTTAAAAACTGTCTTACTGTAAGATAGTAGGTACCACGTTCATATTTCACAGTGAGGTGCAATTTCTATTCAGCTATCACTATAAAcagttgatctttttttttctgtctgtggtaaacttttttttaatgatcataAACAACATGTAGACATAACATTTGAATTTGATCTCATGAGAAATCTAAGGATAAACAATGTGAAAGATgtttctaaaaagtctgttggGACTCAGCCTATGTCTGTTTGAATGTTGtccagtgctgtgtgtgtttagtgtgtacAATTTTTTACATCATGACGTTCTGCAGTCTCATCAAAAAAGCAATGAGCATGTTTTTCCACCTGAGGGAGCTCTTTACTCTAGTTTTATGTTGATGACAACACTGACAACAGGGCTATAGTTAGCTGTCAGTTGATGGTGCTGTTCCTTTTTACAGCAATAAGGTAACTGGTTCCAATCTCTGCGGGTCAGGGCTCTATCTGTGGGATATGTTTTAGGTCGGCATGTTTTCCCCACACATGGTATTCCAGCTTTCTCTCaaatccaaagacatgcttcCCAACTATACGCACTGTGCCTGTGATTGATTGGTGACCTGTATAGGATGTACCCCACCTCTGacccaatgacagcttggaTCTGCTCCAGCCCACTTTGACCCTGAGCAGGAAAACAGATATCGACAGGCTAATGAATGGACAACActtcaaacatttctttaaatacacaacaaaaaatacattatgaTACTGTTGACTAGAGGTGGGGTAAAAATCGATGCAGTATAGTATCGCAATATTTTGTGTGGCGATATTATATGGTCTCATGACGgccaagtatcgatatttttAATATGTTATTCTAGatattcttttttcatttttaactgctgaaggggttgcaaAATTCATTCTGAACGAATGACATTGTTAAGAATTCATGTTCAAGTTCAATTAgactaaaatacaaatataaagactgaagtgagaagAACAGACTGAGAATTTAATCCTATTTGAataaacagttcttgatttagtttagtgtaGTAGACATaacatgcagttaaaaagcttaatcgcaatatattgtatcgcaattGTCAGCGTattgcaaaatgttaaaaatcgcAATAGAATTGCATCGTTTCTCGAGTATcgcaataatatcgtatcgtggggaCTCTGGTGATTTCCACCCATACTGTTGAGTGGGTTAATGTGTCAACTGAAAGTGCTAGAGCAGTGGCTCCATCTCTATATGGTTACATGTATAATTATACAAACCAAACATCCGTTCCCAGAACAGATCAATGGGAAATTGTCTCTGCTTCTGATTCATGTCTAGTCAAACATACCTTTTCCTAATATAGGCAGGGTTTGATACAGTGGCTGTATGTCATTCAGACATTTTATTACAGTGAACAAATAAAGTAGCTGCTGCTGCGGATGTGTTTATGTCATGCAGCGGTATGAAACCAACTCAACAGGGTAGTATTTCTAAAAGAACTAACAACTAAAGATTTTTGTTAATAAGGAACAGGACTGAACAGGACTCTGTACAAGTTGAACCGACAAACTGGTCCACAATGACGGCACTTTTTATTCTATTCTTTTTGCACTTTAATTGTATTAAAAATTAGCAAAGTTCCAAGTAGTCTGGACATCAAATATGGGCAAATATTTTTCAGGTTGATTCTCATTGTTCAATGGCCGGGTAACCAACATCAGATAAATTATTGTTCTtgtgcaacaaaaataaaaaacacaaacatctgaaatgCAAGACCGAGGTCACCTTCCCACGTCTTTTCGTTTATTTCTGCTCATTCTTTCATTATCTTTTCATGTCTCTGGCTCTCTGCCTACAGCTCACTCAGCTTGTTACATATTTTATGCTCCAGGTAAGATGGAAGCTGATTAAGCTTGAATCTTGAGCTAAACTGGCGACTTTAGCTTAGAGAGTCAAAAAcagttgggggtttgatccccagcttctgcagccacatgtcagatgtgtccttgggcaagacacttaaccccaagttgctcttgCTGCTTTGGCGGTGGTATGAATGCatatgaatggaattagttcatactgattgacactttacatagcagcctttgCAGCCTATGTGACAGCCTGTACAGTGTGAGAAACTGGACTGTAGCGTACCCACATTGATGTttttcagaagaagaaaaaaattgcTTAAGGATAAAcagttctgatttttttttttaaatggaggcaGGTGAAAATTTGcgtttggacattttttaacTTGATGCAACAATAAATACAGGTTTCAGTAAAACACTTTTCCCCCTTATTTACTTCTGTGACTTTTTGGTTATACTTACTATCACCcaccaaataaacacaataaccCAAAAAGAGCATTCCCTCAAAGGAATGTATGAAAGGGTAAAATCCCATCATTTAAACCCTGATGATGTGCTGTCAAGGTTGAACCCTGTTGAtttgtaaaatgtcattttacTAACCTGctcctctgtttttaacagaCTGAGCTTTTCTCTTTTGCATGTATGATGTTTTCAAACCTTTCTCTTAGAGCACGCTAGCTATTGTTGCCAACTCACCTGAAGTTTGATTGCCCAAATGACATTACATATTATTACAGCATCAGTGCGGTGATCAACCCATATGGCATTATTAccacttttcatttatttggacTTGATATGTATGCCTGGTAAAGTAATATAGCACAGTAATGCATCTGGTTTTATtatcaatacattttatcaAGAAACATTCAACATcttttacaaacacagaaaaggcCTAAAGAGCAACTCTGACACTAGAGGACTATGAAGAGGATAATGTGAGCTTACTCCATCCCTACATTGTCACAGAACTATTTATTATCATTGTGCCTTTGttatcttgttttcttcttctgccctCTTTTACTTCCAGCGTCCGCCCACCTTCCCTTTTCCATGGACCTTTTTGCTgcaggaaggagagaagagagaaggaaggatGTCACAGGGACTTTATAAAACAGATCAATCAATCTTAACTTGTATAGCGgcaaacaaaacagatacaaatataatctcaagacacttttagatacaaaagagcaggtcaaAGACCTTACGAATTGTAAGAGTGAGGTCATACTCAGATGTCAGATTTTCATAGTTTGTAAAAATAGCTACTCACAATTTCTGAGCATGTTGGATCCTGTTCAGCAGCACAATGATCtgcaatgtgcaaaaaaaaggtcaatcaaaaaaacaaagatcttcCAATTATTAATGTATTTGTGAGGCCTCACATTTCAGAAGTAATGATCACATGCTTGACACTCTTTCTTGCTTAATTACCAAAGTCGTtgtcaaaaaagtaaaagaagtaAAGGAACAGTAGATGAGTTTTCCATAGTAAGGAAGTTATAACTAAGGTCCTGCCATTGGATTATTTACTGTTCATGTTGTTTGTGACCATAGCAGTACCTCATATTTCTGGTGTTTCATGTACTCCATGTAGTCAAACTTCTCAGACTCCAGCTGGTAGATACAGTTCCACATCTCCTGGGCCCGTTGCCTTGAAACACAAATTTAGACAAAGGTGTAAGATTGTTACTAACAGGCAACTGCTTCTAAGTCAGTCTTTCAATTCAAGAACATAGATAACATAGATAGAgagttagcatttagcatttacAACAGGATACAAATATCCCCATAATGATATTTTCCCattaaacacaggaagtcactgaAGATGTCAAACATATTGATTAGTGTAAAGTAACCAATAGGACTGATTTGAGAACATTAAAACCGTTATAACAAATAAATCAAGTGGTGAAAAAATAACTGCCTGTTTGAAGGTCTGGCACACCGGCTGGTGACTGACAGAATGAAAGGTCATTAAAAGGATGGATCTAAATCTTTAAAACCTCTAAAAGTTTTTAATTGGACAAAAAGCTAATAAACAGCCCAGAGTGTAGGAAGAGTCatcttcatttttatatttgccAGGTGTATAAAACTCTAGGATATCATCATGAATTCTTACAAAAAGGACAATTTGTAATTGTTCGGCCACATACTGTCATATAGGTCAGGCACATGTCATACAAAAACTTCCACAGCTATTTCAATGTCATGGGAACTTTAAAGCAGCTGTAATACATCATTATTCAGCTGTCGGAATATCAAAGACCGACTCACTTGAGCGCGTCTTCTCTCATATTATCAATTGTCAGCGGCTCTCGTCTCTCAGCCAGAGTCTTCTTCTTGATCTCTCTGCCAGTCAGACGCTTCCCCTTCCTCATCTCAGCCtggcacacaacacacacatagccacCAGAAATCCTACATTATAATCAACTGCTGGATGACTGAGAATAACAGCTGTTGTAATAGAACATTAGCCACTGTCTGACCTTGGTCAGGAAGCCTCCGAAGTTCGCTCCCATGCCAGAAagcactttcttcttcttggcatCATCATCAGCCTTCTTCTtggcctcctcttcttcttttctgtgaCGTTCCTCctgacagaggaggaaggatgGAGTGATTAATAAACAACAAGACCATGCAAGCAACTTTTTGTACAACAATTATTAGTGGTTTCACGTACAGTAGTTGATAAAACTAAAGTGTTACAGGATATTTTGCTATTCAATATtaacatgttttgatttgtgtgAGTTACCGCAATCCTGTTCTGTctgtccttctccttctctgctcTGACCCGTTGGATCTCTGCTCGCTCATACCGACGACGCTCCTGATGACAAGGTAGCGATAAAACATGGTCATACAATATGCAAAACATGAGTGTCTTGACAAATACTATGAACTGCTGGGTTTAATTATATAGTAACATCTTCCTTTTCATTTACACTGTACTTCAATGGTGATATTTTCTTCACATCTATATTTTTCACTCAAGGCATGGTTCCagtacaaaaatgtaattatctttaattaaaaatctgcATTGTGCCAAGAGTCATATTAGACACTTTTTATTCAAGGgtcacagacagaaaaataatgCATTATATTTGAGAACCAATTATAGGGGTTAGTATATAGGGTTGGCATAATATCAATCCATCTGTAATGTATATAGCAGCTTATAATGTAACTTACGATTCGGTCCTTGAGCCCGATAAGTTCTTCCTCATCCTTCTTCCTCTGCTCAAAGTGGACGTCAATCAGAGTGTGCAACTCCAGTGTGTCCTTTTCCATACGCTTTCTGTGGATGTCCTGGTGAACAAATACAAAGAAGTTTCAAAATGCTCGATTGAAACTTTACCACTGATGCTTTTGAATCTGTGAAGACTCAATATTGACATCCTGTGTGTAGGTTTGGAAAAAGTCCTGTCATTGATTGAAATATAAATTAAACCgtttttaaggtttaaaaagTACACTGAAATGGGCAAGAGcattttgatttattcacaATATCACAAGTATTGTGATATTGTGAATAAATCACACAATATTTCTGAGTACATAGTGTAGAAAGAAACCATATATTTGTTTTGTGAAGCGGTTTACTTACTTGCTTAGTAATTAGCAATGTTTATGTATGTTGTAAGAATGATTTCTTCATTGTCAGAGCATGCTTAGTTAATGAAGActggtaaaacatttttacaggcTTAGCTAATAAAACTTTCTGTTACAGAAAGAAATACTTGCGTTTCCTCTGAATAAAAAATTATTACAAtttatgatgtgttttttgcaaATCAACCCTGTAACATACATACAACTAAAGTGGCCCTAATAGATTTCCTTGCGGAACACCTCATTCATGATTAGAAGTATCTTACAACTTTTCCTGTACTGCCAAAGGAAAAACAAGTCAATTTGAGTTGACGATTTAACTTTCCTttcctaagctacaatactagcAGCATTGACTTCAAGGTGAATTATGCACATGACTACCAACAAGTAAAACAAAAGgataaaaatgaaaccaatttTAAAACTTACATCAAAGTCCACCCTATCACCCTCAGGAATCTTTGGGGGGGCAAGTTGAGGCGCAATAGGTCTGAGGACAAAAAGTAGGCATGAAATTACATCATTTTGAGAAAGCATTTGAAAGAtgacatgaaaatgaaataacattCTGGACTGAGAAAGGAAGCGTGAACATACTTGGGTTTTGGGCGCTCCTCCTCTGttgatgaaataaaaatttAGAGAAGAAAAGGTCTTATgagttaataaaaatgtttgaaggACTCTATTTGAGACTGAAagttaatgtgaaaaaaaatattaaattaaccAAAAGCACAACAAGcttgaaataagaaaattaaAGGGGAAACAAAAACCACTATCCTTACCAATCCAGGGTCATACTGAACTTCTTCCCTTTGATATTTTGACCACTTTCATGATAtcattctctttttatttaaagtaaaggCAATCATTGTCTTGTAGAAATTGGGGAATTTGTAGGATTCTAGTTATTTAGGAGATTAAATTACACCAGGTCCAAAACTCATTGCAATTTAATTCATAAATGTATAATGTTAATGTTAGATGTTTAGGGGAAAACAGCAGAGTTAGCCAACAAAGGTCTTGGGAATCTGATAAAATCTTGGGTTTGTACTATTTCTCACCTTCCTCCTGGGCTTCTTGATCTGATGGACCAGCAACAAGAAGACAGAATGGAAGATGGGAgtatggcaacaaaaataaaacatgtagaaaTTAAGGAGTTATTCGTGAGAGTGAACAATAGGAGAGTAATGGGAAAGAAAAGGTGAGaggcaggagggggaggagcaaagaaagaaatggGCGATGAATGTGGAATTTGTAgttgaaataaattattatagGTGAAAGGGGAAAATGTTGGAAAGAAGGTGTGAACGATTAAGTGAATGAAAGACATTTACAACACAGAATGATATACATATGACATAAGGAGTCAAGAACCAAgtaaaaaaggaggaaagacCACCCAAATGATTGTGGGACAAAAGTATAATGaatggaaaaataaagtaaCAAATCAAAGTTAGGGGAAAAAAGGAGATAAGAAGGGAAGAAGTGAGGGTGGATTGGAAGACCCAAATTAATATCTGACATTGCAGCatgttcaaatatatttttctaatttttgcTGACAGTTAGAAAAGAATATAGTGACCACTCTAATGTCTGTATTATAAATGTGAGGCTACCAGGagcagctagttagcttagcttagcacaaagactgggaACAGGAGAAATCACCTAGCCTGGCTCTATCCAAAGTTCACAAAATCCATTTGCTTCTACGCAACTTTATAGTTCACTGATTAACAGAAGATGACTTTTTCTGATAGTTGATAGCTAACAAGCCATCGCCAGCCTTGATGCTGAGCTAACCAGCCTTAGCAAGACagtgaaaatatttgtatttgccagctttttttttttacttttgcttcCAAACATTCATTTCCTATCATGCACTGGGAGCCACATCATTGACTGGCATAATATGTATACCACTGTGGCTGTCGGGAAATGAAGTTTTGCAGCATATTATCTGAACATTCATTCAAATATTATGCACATATGCATTAAAAATTTGGTTCTTGTAGATGGTTGTTTTAGAGATTTCCTGGCTCGTCATGTATATTAAGTGAAATTGACATAAAATGGCCAGACTCAACTTGATTGTGAATGTAATATATAGaatgtattttgcataacatttgatgcattttttgatttttttttttgtgaatatattttcaaataaagTCTTAAGTCCTGTTGTTCAAAAGTTTAGTAAGCATTTATATTAATTCCCAGTTATATACAGGCCTGAAAACTAGTTTATCTAATTTTAGAAATTTCCATGAATTTCATTACAGTGGGAAACCTGGCTTCATAGACCAGCCAACCATTTGTAGACAAATGTTGTCTTATCGTGTGCCCTTAAACATGGTGAGACTTTGACCCTGCTCACAAAGATTTAAATCCACAGAGAATTCCTTGTAGAACAGAAACTCACACCTGCTATGCATATGTGTTAATGAATGTCAGAACAGATAAAAAGGCTGTAGCCTTTAAAggttcaacatgttttaaacagatGGATCAGACTAGTGAGACATTTCTATCATCTTGGGTTTTTTACTATTCACTTGTTGAAAATCAGCAAGACCCCAGAAGTCATTCAAGAAAGTAGTGACTTTGGAATATTTTTAAGACCTGAATCCTGAAGATaattatcaacattttaaacaaagtgaGCTAAGAGAATTGTTGCTTTTTACACAATAAATACAGcgtttttttgtatgtgtttgaagTTGTTATCTGTGGGTTTCTTGTCATAAGCAATCATTTACCATTACATATGGTCATTTGATCCATTGTATGcttcaagaaaacaaatcaagtgAAGCTTTACATTTTGAGAGAAGAATTGATCTTAGAACAATGCATAGAGTGGACAAGATGAAAGAAATATCACAGTGGATTTTTGTTATTGGTTGTTAACGCTTTACTAACAGCTACAATAGCAGGCAATAAAAATAGCagcaacattttcacaacaccaACAAAGGCACGATCACAATGTCAATGGACAAGCTCAGGTATGACATATAATTGTATTCTTATATGTCAAAAAGTATATTTCATGGGTTATTATGACTGACGTCATCATTGACACTTTTTGTAGGGCTATTGATAAAATGCAGATAAAATTGAGTGACGATGTGTTATCCTACCTTGGTACTCTGGCTGCTCTGATGGCCCAAGCCAGCATCGTGTCAGCCAATAGGAAAGCAGGATAAAAAGGGAATTGATAGGTCAGAGTTGTAACTGCAACTGCATTTCTGTTGTCTTAT from Labrus mixtus chromosome 20, fLabMix1.1, whole genome shotgun sequence carries:
- the tnnt1 gene encoding troponin T, slow skeletal muscle, translating into MSDIEEEYEEQGEEEQEEEEQEEEPEQTEEDGGEQPEYQEEERPKPKPIAPQLAPPKIPEGDRVDFDDIHRKRMEKDTLELHTLIDVHFEQRKKDEEELIGLKDRIERRRYERAEIQRVRAEKEKDRQNRIAEERHRKEEEEAKKKADDDAKKKKVLSGMGANFGGFLTKAEMRKGKRLTGREIKKKTLAERREPLTIDNMREDALKQRAQEMWNCIYQLESEKFDYMEYMKHQKYEIIVLLNRIQHAQKFKKVHGKGKVGGRWK
- the syt5a gene encoding synaptotagmin Va isoform X2 — protein: MRLVSVAGARLRRAAEEEEKEREPPPPAPPSHHSNHQFASMKNKFFNELTHLPMPMWAVGAIVVVVLALIACMGFCIYKKCCNKAKKPKKVRERKGGRGRRKKDKDGEDGDEKKDGEEEKEEEKESLGKLEYSLDYSFTDNQLIVGIIQAQDLPAMDIGGTSDPYVKVYMLPDKKKKFETKVQRKNLCPVFNETFTFKIPYSDLGGQTLVLQVFDFDRFGKHDVIGEIKIQMNTIDLAQPIHEWKDLVGGEKEEQEKLGDICISLRYVPTAGKLTVNIMEAKNLKKMDVGGLSDPFVKVVLQHNGKRLKKKKTSVKQNTLNPYFNESFSFEIPFSQIQKIQVLITVYDYDKLGSNDAIGKCWIGFGASGVGLRHWSDMLANPRRPVAQWHSLCPEEEVDAALKAPIR
- the syt5a gene encoding synaptotagmin Va isoform X1; this encodes MRLVSVAGARLRRAAEEEEKEREPPPPAPPSHHSNHQFASMKNKFFNELTHLPNHKLKMPMWAVGAIVVVVLALIACMGFCIYKKCCNKAKKPKKVRERKGGRGRRKKDKDGEDGDEKKDGEEEKEEEKESLGKLEYSLDYSFTDNQLIVGIIQAQDLPAMDIGGTSDPYVKVYMLPDKKKKFETKVQRKNLCPVFNETFTFKIPYSDLGGQTLVLQVFDFDRFGKHDVIGEIKIQMNTIDLAQPIHEWKDLVGGEKEEQEKLGDICISLRYVPTAGKLTVNIMEAKNLKKMDVGGLSDPFVKVVLQHNGKRLKKKKTSVKQNTLNPYFNESFSFEIPFSQIQKIQVLITVYDYDKLGSNDAIGKCWIGFGASGVGLRHWSDMLANPRRPVAQWHSLCPEEEVDAALKAPIR